The genomic window TGTTTCGTGGCCTATGTTGTGGGGGAGGACCTATTGGTGAAGCCGTTGATTTCCTTAAGGAGATGATGGAGAAAGGTTTCCTACCAGAATACTCAGCACTTTCCATGCTAGCAGAAGGTCTCTGTACTCTGTCAATGGAGAATACTCTATACGAGCTCATTGATCTGGTCATGCAAAAAGCTAACTTCTCTGGTAGTGACGTTGCTGTTGTAAGGGGTTTCCTTAGGGTTCGAAAGCTGCATGATGCAATGGCTGCTGTAGGGCGTGTATTGAAGACTCACAAAACTAGAGAAAGATACTAATAACTGTAATTTTATTAGTGAAAATTAGTTACAAGAATTTTCTTTAATAACAATCTCACCTACTAAGACCGACgtccactttttcttttggttcctTCCGTAATGATCAAATAAcatccttctttttctgttggcATGGCAAAGGAAAGGCTGATAACCATTTGCCCTCGTGGAGGTGTCCTTATATTTCTTGCTGAGAAGGTATGGGATTTATTTCCTTGAAAATTGTGCAGCTTATTTCAGAACTCTCGACATAGAGCTCTATAACTATTCACAGTGTCCTACCAGCCTTGCCTACTTGTCTTCCTCGTTGCCTGGAAGCGTTGGAGATAAGAGATGATAAAACAGAGGGAAAAAGCCAAATCAGTACAAAAAAATACTTGTGACTTGCAGATTAAAATCCGCAAAGAAATCAAAACTAATAAAACCAGGTTGAAATCTGAAATATTGCCAGTTCACGTATGTATGAATTTACCTGGAGGTCACCTAATGGACAACAATGAAATACCGGTATCTGTCTCCATACTTAaaacagttttatttttctgatattaACCTTCTGTGCTTGTTGAACTCCATCAGTGATTCATGGGAAGGGTACTGCTCATATTTTTCCTGCAATTTTATGCGTTCAAGGTTCCAAGATGGTATAAGCAGTGACCGGTTATTGGCTTGGAGTAATAATTTTCATAGCTGAAGATGTGGCTTCTGACTGAAACCTTCCTAATTGAAAGGAGCGTTAAATTTCTGTACCAGGAAGAGAAGTCAATGAAACTATGATGACGATTCCAATTTCCAAGTTGTTTTCTCTGTTGGGACAAGTGCCGAAGAGCAGGCATCTTAAGTTCTTAGCTTCGATCATCTGGCAGCACACGTGCCGCCTGAGGGACATCTTGAAGGTAGAACGCGTTAAAAATTGTAATTGTACTTCTACAATATAGGCCATAGAAGATTCAAACTTGTAAAGATACATTCAAACTTGGATATGACCTTAAAACGAGGTCTGGAAAGCAAACCTCGTTTTGAGGGTGTTTGGACTAACTCCAAACTGGGTTTTGCtgaaaacccattttttttcaaaaacactgTTTTCTTAAGGGTACTGttcatttgtttcaaataaTTGCAACAACCTTAGTTGTAAATCATGCTATGAGCAATCAAttcttcttgtttatcaaattaatttacatatgtgatgttttttattttaaccattgAATACTTCTAATGGTTTTTATATGTGCCTCACATCATTAACACtcagtatataatatatagtgGCTTCACAAGTGATAAACATCACTTTAGCacttttagttcattttcagctctttcctttttaaataataataataataataagcacTTATagataatatcaataaaaattatCTATAGTTTTCAAAAGCACAATGTAAAACTCAtcttttgtcatccaaacaaaaaccaagtttgAAAAAGGTGAAAGCCAGGTTTTTGACAGGTCATCCAAACACATAAAACTGGTttccaaaactcattaaaaaataggttttcagaaaaccaagttttcataaaaccaattttttcaaGGCTCTATCCAAACACAACCATAGTATTCGATTATTTAAATGTTTAACCCTTGCAACTTCAACTGAAAGGGGAAACAGAAAAATCAGCAAGTGGTATTTTTTTCACTTCCGTataaatgaatgaaatgtattACACATTTGGTGCGTTAGTATTACAACAAATTAGGATCCCTCACAGAAATCTTAGGCGGTGCACCACTCAACTTATTGAACACCCAAAATCTGTGACGAAAACAGAAAATTTTGCTACCTTGGGCGTCTCCTGGGAGGATCTCGAAAACCGAGAGAAAGAATAATTGGTATGTCTGCGTCGATGATTCATCTATGTGCCGAGGAACAACTCTCAACCCAGCAGctgatttgaataaaaaactctCAGCAACCGAATCCATGAGAGGTCCCATTTTTCATAGCACCCAACCTGCACTCAACATGATGGTTCGTGCCCGGGCACCCCTTTTCCAAGAATATGCATGTTCTAGATGTGGAGATCGTTTTGCAGTTTAACCATTCTCTATGTTTCCAATCTTGCAGATTGCTTGAACAAGAGAATTATATGTAACCCTGTTTGGTAGAACCCCTCTTTTCATCATATCATCTCGCAACTCAAATGCATTGCGCAGATACCCATGTGCACAGCATCCATGTATCAAAATATTGTATGCCACTGTGTCAGGATTCAAACCCCTATTGAGCATGTCATTCCACAACCTAAAGGCTTCCCGTAAGTCACCCAGTTTGCAGTATTCATAAATAAGAATTGAGTATGAGATGCAATCAGATGGCACCGCATCTTCCGTCATCTCTGCAAGAAGTTCAACTGCTTCTTTGATTTTACCACATCTGCAGAATCCCATTATCATTATATTATAGGTGACTGTATTCGCTTGGAACTTGTAACGCATTCTTGAATGCAGATGGAGTGCCTCCCCCATTTTTCCTTCCCTGgcataaaaatcaagaaaacaccCAAAAGTCACCCTATTTGGTTGATTTTCTGTCACCAACATCTCCTTGCAGAGTAGCTCTGCTTTATTCACATGTCCTGCCTTACACAAGCCATTTATCATAACAGTGTAAGTTATCACGTTTGGGACGCATCCATGGATTATCATCTTCTCCCAGACCTTGAAGGCTTCGATCATGCTTCCCTGTTTGCAGTAAGAATCGATGATCGTTGTATAGATTATCTCATCAGGCGTCAATCCTCTTTTCTCCATGTCTTCCAAAACCTTGGCCAATTCCTGCATTTCGTTGCTCTTGCAAATGCCAGAAATAAGCACACCATAGCAGACGAGATCCAGTTTAAATCCTCTTTCTTCCATCTGCCTACAGACCGTGTACGCATCCTTCATTCTTCCTTCCCCACAGTATCCATGGAGAAGAGCGGTATAGCACATTGCGTTTAGCCCTTTATAATTAGCTTTATAGATATCATCAATGAATTGCTTAGCCTCTGAAACTCTTCCAGACATACAGAGAGCACTAATCAGAGGCCGGTAAGTATACGAGTCAGGTTCAAGACCCCTCTGAACCATCTCCTCTAACAGCTCGAAGGCTTTCTTAGTGTTACCTGCCCTACAATATCCATCTACAAGAACGTTGTACGTAACCTCATTTGGCTTCATTTTCAGTTCCAACATTTCATCGAACAACTCGTGAGCCTCGACCATCCTATTTGATCGGGAAAGACCGCCTATCAGTGCAGTGAAAGTGTAAGTATTTGGTGACACAGCTCGATAAGACATTTCGGACCAGAGCTTGAGTGCACTTCCAAGATCCCCAACCGTGGAATATCCGCTTATCATTGACGTGTAAGTAACTACAGTTGGTGACAATCCCTTACCAATCATCTCCGTAAACAAATGCTCTGCCTTCTGCATTTTTCCTAACTTAGAGTATGCATGGATCAGAGAATTGTACGGGTAAACTGTCATCTTAATCCCTTTGTCCACCATCTGTTCAAATAGAAGAAGGCCATCATTCAATCTGGCACTTTTGCAGTACGAATCAATCAGAATTGAGTACGTAACGTCATTGGCGATTAGACCTTTCTTCTCCATCCGATGAAAGAGATCCTCGGCATTATTCAACTTTCCTCTCTTACACAATGAATTAAGCAACGCATTGTATGCGAAGAGATTGGGTATGATGCCATGTTTCCCGAGAACGCCAACAATTTCAAATGCTTTCTCAGTGTTGCCTTTACTTCTCAAGCCATCGATAACACGAGAGCAAGCAGCTTCGCTCGGAAGAATTCCATTCCCAATCATCTCCTCAATTAATTCCACCGCAGCATAAACATCCCCCAGCTTACACAGGCCTAAAACGATGGTGCAATACGTAACGACATCTGCATTGAATCCCTTAGTTGCCAGTGATTTCTTGACCTCAATGGCATCTCGAACTTTCCCAACCTTGCACAAGCCATGGATCAAGATATTGTAGATGATAATGCTATAAATTAGACCATTCACCTCAGCTTCAGCCAGCAAAACCTTAGCTCTATCAACGTCCCTGCGCTCGCAAAGACACCGAACCATCAAAGTATACACAGAACCATCCGGCCGAAGACCAGCTTCGACGAGCTCTCCGTACATTTTCTCCGCAAGGTCGAATCGCCTGATACCCAGCAGAGCATTCAGAACCTCACAGAACGCCCTCACACTCGGCGACAATCCATGACCCTTCATAAACTCTAAAACCCTAACTGCGTGCAAAACCTTGCGATTCTGGACGTAGGCCCAAATTAATAGATCAAAGCCGGAAGTGGACGAAAGCCCGCACCTTGTTCTGGAGACCATCAGCGACCCGCAAACCTCCGTTGGCGCCACCGGTCGGAGGAGCAGCGACTGAAGAACCGAGGACGCCGGCCAGAAGAGGTCGGACTCAAGCAGGGTAACGATTAGGATGCAAAATGCAAGCGTCGAGTGATCGAACTTCCGGTGAAGCGACAGGAAATTGAAAAACCCAAGGGCAAGCTTCGCATCGTCTAGAGTTTCGATGAGGACATCCTCCACGTGCCGTGGCTTCAGATTCCGCGCGACGAAGGGGTTATCGAGGGAGAGGGCCCAGTTGCGCCGGTCACCTCGAACGATTGCACTGACGATCGGCAAGAAGCCGCTTTCCCGCTCTTCTTCCGCCGGCGAGAAGCAGAAACGCCTCGCCCCAATGAGGAAGAGACGGCGTCGGCGATCGGCATCGGTGCGGCCAATCCTTAATCCTCCACCAGGGAGGACCTCATTCCTGAAAAGGGCAGCGATTGAAGTTGGCGGCAAACGCACAAGATGGATATCTGGCGGCATTACACCGGCTACATTAG from Nymphaea colorata isolate Beijing-Zhang1983 chromosome 6, ASM883128v2, whole genome shotgun sequence includes these protein-coding regions:
- the LOC116255834 gene encoding putative pentatricopeptide repeat-containing protein At5g59900, giving the protein MPPDIHLVRLPPTSIAALFRNEVLPGGGLRIGRTDADRRRRLFLIGARRFCFSPAEEERESGFLPIVSAIVRGDRRNWALSLDNPFVARNLKPRHVEDVLIETLDDAKLALGFFNFLSLHRKFDHSTLAFCILIVTLLESDLFWPASSVLQSLLLRPVAPTEVCGSLMVSRTRCGLSSTSGFDLLIWAYVQNRKVLHAVRVLEFMKGHGLSPSVRAFCEVLNALLGIRRFDLAEKMYGELVEAGLRPDGSVYTLMVRCLCERRDVDRAKVLLAEAEVNGLIYSIIIYNILIHGLCKVGKVRDAIEVKKSLATKGFNADVVTYCTIVLGLCKLGDVYAAVELIEEMIGNGILPSEAACSRVIDGLRSKGNTEKAFEIVGVLGKHGIIPNLFAYNALLNSLCKRGKLNNAEDLFHRMEKKGLIANDVTYSILIDSYCKSARLNDGLLLFEQMVDKGIKMTVYPYNSLIHAYSKLGKMQKAEHLFTEMIGKGLSPTVVTYTSMISGYSTVGDLGSALKLWSEMSYRAVSPNTYTFTALIGGLSRSNRMVEAHELFDEMLELKMKPNEVTYNVLVDGYCRAGNTKKAFELLEEMVQRGLEPDSYTYRPLISALCMSGRVSEAKQFIDDIYKANYKGLNAMCYTALLHGYCGEGRMKDAYTVCRQMEERGFKLDLVCYGVLISGICKSNEMQELAKVLEDMEKRGLTPDEIIYTTIIDSYCKQGSMIEAFKVWEKMIIHGCVPNVITYTVMINGLCKAGHVNKAELLCKEMLVTENQPNRVTFGCFLDFYAREGKMGEALHLHSRMRYKFQANTVTYNIMIMGFCRCGKIKEAVELLAEMTEDAVPSDCISYSILIYEYCKLGDLREAFRLWNDMLNRGLNPDTVAYNILIHGCCAHGYLRNAFELRDDMMKRGVLPNRVTYNSLVQAICKIGNIENG